In Blastopirellula marina, the sequence CCAACTTCCGAGCCTTGCCAGGTCGTTCACGTTCTATCGCAACACCGATGGAACTGACGACCTGTGGGCCATCTGCCAGCAAGGTCCCATCCAGTTCGGCGTGCAGCTCGACCCGGACATCGAGGTGATTTGCGTTTGGGACAAGACAACGCACGAGGAAATCGGCACCTGGCAGCCGCAACCGATTCCATACGCGATTGATTGGATCAAGTGCCGCCGGCCAATTAATCTTCCGCAGAGATCAGATAACGAACGGCAATAAACGTCCTTTCATGCCATTTCGCTCTCTTTGTCCCCAAAGGCATGTCCGGGGCAATCAAAGTCAACGTCTTACTGTTGCTAACCCAATTCCACTTTTCGGTTCCCTTGTCGTCGGCCGTAAAGTCGAGTGGAACAACGGCAGGACGTTCCAGGTCAATATACAGGTAGCCTGTGCAAATCTTTCCCGACAAAGAATCCGAGAAAGAAAACGTGAAACCGCGCTGATCGCTTGTGACTTCACCCACCGCATGAATGGCGATCCAGTGCCCACCTTTGCTGTTCCATTCATACTTGTCATCCTTCTTGTTATGCTCGGCAGCCATGGCGCGAACACTCAGCAAAGGATGGAAGCCCCGGTCGATCGATGCGGACATCAAAGCGTGGCAACGCTTGACAAACTCTTCAGGCGACTCGTCATCTTCGCGGTTAAGGTAGGTGCCCGAGACGCTGGGCGTTTGATTTTGCGGCCATATCTTTTGCAACATTTGCAGCAAATCGACGTCAGCGACTCCGTTCTCTTTGGTGTAAGCCGCTCTCCGCGCGCCGTACGGAATGGATTCTCCGTCGCCAAAATCGTTGATGAAGGACTGGGCCTGATCCTGAAGACTATCCCCTTCGAGCAAGGCCAACACTTTGGCATTTTTTGCCATCGATAGACTATTGACGACAGCACAAGGCCCGCACCCGTTTGGCCCGATTTCAGCCTGGCCGATCACTTGGGCATTAGCAACTTGGGCAGCCAAAGCCAAGCAGAGGCACATAAAAGGCAACTTCGTCACTCGATTGAGAAACCAATTTAGAGCGATCATGCTTAGTGGCTATGTCACACATAAAATGAAAAGAAGGGGATGAACCTCAAAACCAAGCGGTCTTATGCTGCCAAGCATCACCGCTCAAGACTAAAATCGAAATGGTTTTTACCACGTTGAACCGTGACCGATAACTCAGAAGAATCTACGGCTGCATACTTTTCAGGAATCAAGAAAACCGTTTTCCCTGGTTTTTGGAGAGGAGCAAGAGGATCGAGATTCTGCATGCTGTCGTAGTCAATCTCGTTTCCTTTCTCATCGACCTCAATGGTTTTCGAGATCAACACCACGTACTCGCCCTCTAAGGCACCATCTCGATCGGCATTCAAGGTGAAAAGCTGAAAACTTCCATTCGCTAACGTTATCCCAGATGCAGTCTTGCCTTCCATTTTGGGCTTAAAGATAACCATGGCGCCTCCCACTTCTTTTCCATCGATTGTCACTGTTCCCGTTACTGGCTGAACATCTAACCCCGAGGAGGAACATCCAGTGAGATGAACAAGACAAATAAATCCGACTAGAAGCGGAAAAGCAATTCTCCCTTTTGATCCTACGAATGATTTCATCACTGCTCATGCCCTGTTAATTATTTGGAGAAATATACAAATCGCGTGAATGGTTTGCCTTCAAATCTGAACTTGAACTGAGACGTGCAACAAAACAGAGACCTTTGGCTCTGCTTTGTCACAACGAAATTCTCATATCGGGCAAAGTTATGCGAAAAGCAATCCCTACAAAGCAGGAATTGTTTCTCCGCCAGAAATAGAGCCAAGTGATCCAATCACTCCAAAGCTGCTTCCGCCGCCAGCTGGTGGTGCTGAAGCCATGGATAGTGTCGGATCTCCTGCATCGATCGTATTCGAGATGAACGTAACTGATCCGTCACCGAATGCCACCATAGCACCGCCTGGGTGGTAGCTTGACAAAGGATAGCCAGCAAAGTTGTGTTCGCCGGACCCCCAACCTAAACAAGAGGGAGAATTGGGAGGGGCTGTGGTTGTTATCGAACTGTAAAGAAAGGTCCCGTCACCCCATCGGCGACCACTAAAGTCCCAAGCCGTTCCCGTGGCTTGGAATTGTTTGGGGTTATTAGGATCTAAGTTCGCAATACAGCCTGCAGGCTTGTCAGCCCGAAGATAAGTACCCGTCTTGGCGTTACGTCCATCGCCTGGCGCACAGATGGCACGTTCCCCAAGAAGAATGCTGTTACTCAAGCCGTCGGTAAAGTCACGGAATTTTAATGGATCTCGGAAACGGAACGCCCCACGATAATATTGGATGTAGTCCGCTCTAGCATAGTCAACAATTCTGTCGCCGATATTTGCCCTGTAGCTCAGCCCACCTGGCTGAGCTACATCTTCCCGTGAGCCTTCAGGATCAGAGGGACACGTGCGAACTTCAAATCGAGTTACCCACGGCTTATAGTTCGTATCCCATGGAACTGCAGGTCCGGAACTATAGTTTGTTGTTCCGTTCACAGAAGCAGCCGTTCCACCGGCCTTGATCATTTCCGAAATGTTCTTTTGTTCCATAAATGGAAGAAGATAGACAATCCAACTGACCCGATTTTGAAGTCCAGAGCCTAGTGCCGGCAATTCGCTGTACGTGTCGTGATGCATGTGTGCGGCAAGTGCCCATTGCTTGAGATGGTTCGTGCACTGAGCTCTTCGCGCTGCCTCTCTGGCTTGTTGCACCGCTGGCAACAACAGAGCAACAAGTACACCGATGATTGCTATCACAACAAGCAATTCTACAAGTGTAAACGCGTACCGATTTCGAGATAAGAACATTGATTAATTGCCTTGTATTTGAGAAAGAAAAGGAAATAAAACAAGACGACCACTGCCTGCAAAACACCCAAAGGAAGTACTTTACGGACTATTAAATAAATATGCAAAAAAACGCATGGAGGGTCAATAGAATGCGAAAAGAAAAATTGCATTTCGGGCAAAGTATACAAGGAGAAGGCGAAAAATGAGATGGAAAGGCACTATAGAAAACTCAACCCCACTAGAGAGTCGTCCATTGTGGGTCAGTGACTTCCGGTGCAATTCTTTGTGTCGACTTCAGCCGGATTTGCCTCAAACGAAGTTGCCTTGGCGGCGTTTGATCATGCTCATCACCGTTTCGACTTGGCTTATTTGGCGGTTGGTGTTGGCGTCGAAGCGAAGCTATATCAGTCGGCGGTAACGACCACTCGCTG encodes:
- a CDS encoding DUF1559 domain-containing protein, with amino-acid sequence MFLSRNRYAFTLVELLVVIAIIGVLVALLLPAVQQAREAARRAQCTNHLKQWALAAHMHHDTYSELPALGSGLQNRVSWIVYLLPFMEQKNISEMIKAGGTAASVNGTTNYSSGPAVPWDTNYKPWVTRFEVRTCPSDPEGSREDVAQPGGLSYRANIGDRIVDYARADYIQYYRGAFRFRDPLKFRDFTDGLSNSILLGERAICAPGDGRNAKTGTYLRADKPAGCIANLDPNNPKQFQATGTAWDFSGRRWGDGTFLYSSITTTAPPNSPSCLGWGSGEHNFAGYPLSSYHPGGAMVAFGDGSVTFISNTIDAGDPTLSMASAPPAGGGSSFGVIGSLGSISGGETIPAL